In Spirosoma aureum, a single genomic region encodes these proteins:
- a CDS encoding sugar phosphate isomerase/epimerase family protein has translation MSQSVTRRQLMATLTAAAGASFSPALASSQSELTSAVPAATPPPFTLCLNMSTLRGHKLGFVKELETASKAGFQHVEIWIESLQQYIKSGGTVADARKVLSDLGIRVENAIGFAPWIIDDDAARAKGLDQMKSEMELLAQIGCKRVATPSIGAQTAEAPIIDLKKAAERYRAILELGDKTGVVPQLEMWGFSKNLSRVSEVMYVALETGHPSARLLLDIYHIFKGGSSLDSLPLIGKPAIEVFHVNDYPANMTRQVITDADRVYPGDGVAPIKETLKRIKDPNKSIILSLEVFNKNYYAQEAMTVAKTSMEKMKNMVVGV, from the coding sequence ATGTCCCAATCCGTGACTCGTCGCCAACTAATGGCAACGTTGACCGCTGCTGCTGGCGCGTCCTTTTCACCTGCTTTGGCATCCTCGCAGTCTGAACTTACATCGGCTGTACCTGCGGCCACTCCTCCACCTTTCACACTCTGCCTGAATATGAGCACCCTTCGTGGGCATAAGCTTGGCTTTGTCAAAGAGTTGGAAACTGCATCAAAAGCAGGCTTTCAGCATGTTGAAATCTGGATTGAGTCGTTGCAGCAATATATTAAATCGGGTGGAACCGTGGCCGATGCCCGTAAAGTGTTGTCCGATCTGGGGATTCGGGTCGAAAACGCGATTGGATTTGCGCCCTGGATTATTGATGACGATGCTGCCCGCGCCAAAGGTCTCGACCAGATGAAGAGTGAAATGGAACTGCTGGCTCAGATTGGCTGCAAGCGGGTAGCAACGCCGTCGATCGGTGCCCAAACGGCCGAAGCACCCATCATTGACCTGAAAAAAGCCGCTGAACGCTATCGGGCTATCCTCGAACTAGGCGACAAAACAGGTGTCGTTCCACAACTGGAAATGTGGGGCTTCTCGAAAAACCTTAGCCGCGTAAGTGAAGTCATGTATGTGGCTCTTGAAACGGGCCATCCGTCGGCCCGGCTTTTGCTTGACATTTACCATATTTTTAAAGGTGGTTCCAGTCTCGATAGCCTTCCCCTAATTGGTAAGCCAGCCATTGAGGTCTTTCACGTCAATGATTATCCTGCCAACATGACTCGTCAGGTCATTACCGATGCCGATCGGGTATACCCCGGCGATGGTGTTGCGCCGATTAAAGAGACCCTGAAACGAATTAAAGATCCTAACAAATCGATCATCCTTTCGCTGGAAGTGTTCAATAAAAACTACTACGCGCAGGAGGCCATGACGGTCGCTAAGACGTCAATGGAGAAGATGAAAAATATGGTGGTCGGGGTGTAG